One part of the Candidatus Eisenbacteria bacterium genome encodes these proteins:
- a CDS encoding PorT family protein → MTKILATVILIVVFCAAPVLAEQTKPVSFAVKGGINPAFQEFEPDPENRDGNLMGFGGGATLGINLGPYFSIDTDLLYVRKGGKYEDRYRNGNEMDGEDRIFKSEIALDYVVVNPMIRIAPKTDGARPFLMAGPEFGFLMTAEWSFDNDMGKSTQDAKDDFKETDFGINFGAGLEIPTNSSTAFFVEGRYSLGMTDIVVETDVENSTTIKNRSIFIFGGIRF, encoded by the coding sequence ATGACCAAGATCCTTGCCACTGTCATATTGATTGTAGTTTTTTGCGCCGCCCCGGTTCTGGCCGAGCAGACAAAGCCGGTTTCCTTTGCCGTCAAGGGCGGAATCAATCCCGCGTTTCAAGAATTTGAACCGGATCCCGAGAATCGTGACGGGAATCTCATGGGATTCGGGGGCGGCGCGACATTGGGTATCAATCTCGGTCCGTACTTTTCGATCGATACCGACCTGCTCTATGTCCGCAAGGGGGGTAAGTACGAGGACAGGTACAGGAATGGGAATGAGATGGATGGTGAAGACCGCATCTTCAAGAGCGAGATCGCCCTGGATTATGTCGTCGTCAATCCAATGATCCGTATCGCGCCGAAGACCGATGGCGCCAGGCCCTTTCTCATGGCCGGTCCGGAGTTTGGTTTCTTAATGACGGCTGAGTGGTCCTTTGACAACGACATGGGCAAGTCGACACAGGATGCGAAAGATGATTTCAAGGAGACCGATTTCGGTATCAATTTCGGCGCCGGGCTGGAAATTCCCACAAATAGCTCCACGGCATTCTTCGTGGAGGGGCGCTATTCCCTCGGCATGACCGATATCGTTGTTGAAACCGACGTTGAGAACAGCACGACTATCAAGAATCGCAGCATTTTTATCTTCGGTGGGATCCGTTTCTAA